One Ranitomeya imitator isolate aRanImi1 chromosome 4, aRanImi1.pri, whole genome shotgun sequence genomic window, gcaggcccattatcggctatcggcgccacggcttcaatgcgcgcataattctgcgttatgaaattattgcgccaatcgggcgacatacacggctcttaaataagaaagaatgcatgaatatataattaatataatttacttataatataatgacacaatcagaatgagtcaatactctgtacattatacgcgtataataccgagttaatacatgcattaattgcatgtatgactgtgttctgggtgttaacagaaggcgtgtgatgtggcgtaactgggtgtgtttctgggtgttaacacctgagttgctttctgacactcaggataaatacagctgcctgtcccactacagtacaacagacatccaccagaagtccgactaggataaaaagcagagctattctaaatgtaagtatataagacagttgtgttattattcgcaaatgcataattatatttaactatgcatctctaaaccataattaaggctgttatttgtttaataagttagtgttatactggcagctaactgcatatttagtagcgatgtataatatagttttttactgtataagcaatatttgtgggacataattaatatagaaaggcttaTGGATGGGGCATAACaaccattgttatctgacatgtgcgcgcaattagTCACGGGTGACGTATAATGCTGTTTCCTGTAGGTGTgttcacggtgggtggtaatttctctctgaacagttgcgctactctctgaaaagtaggtgtttactgttttatttgcggtctaatattatcaatgcctgtaaagcatatttttgtaacgtagttttaaactgtatttattggcggcgcagttatagataaaacttatcccctatttatttaagatggaagcccaataccctcgcgagcaatgcagcccccttcttgcaagcacacaattaggtattatacgcgtataatgtacagagtattgactcattctgattgtgtcattatattataagtaaattatattaattatatattcatgcattctttcttatttaagagccgtgtatgtcgcccgattggcgcaataatttcataacgcagaattatgcgcgcattgaagccgtggcgccgatagccgataatgggcctgctcttcatctcatcatgggtaattaggagcacctttttgcttttagatagggaaaaatgtcattgtaacacggtacaaagatatttatctttcatgtatcacatgtaagaaagctaaatatatatatatatatatatattatctatgttaatatatactgtttatggcgtaaaactatagcatctattaactattgtattacacaaattatggcataataaatatatgattaaattaataaaacaaataatagcggtagccatcaatataatactgaattattaatatatagcggcataagtcttgctatattaatttacaccgcaaatatgtttataccgtaaaactatattatactatatcagttgctttaatcctttgtatgtaaacacgaactacgcgcaatttctcatacagatactgacacggagacatctgacgctatggctgaaaactggtgtgttcccgaaccacgcgatacgctgggttcagacgtggagatcatagatgtcaagaaccctgcaacttcagcgaaacccgatgcgcctaaaagacgcggcaactcgttacgccgatgtttcaagaatagaaaaggtatctgttcacttgaaatacagtcgattctcacttttgtgtaatactcatatttacttacagctgctagctaactgtcagaaaattcatttttgaatatatatatatatatatatatatatatatatatatatattcttctcaccgctgcagttttgtgtagaaaatcaattctgtgttcgctaatcgttatatttttacttacacccgctaatctagttgcccggaaaatacagcttgaaaaagagaatattcccgcctctgcgagtttgagcattgcgcctcccgttaaaccaggagctgatgtgggacaattcccgcttcatacttgtaagtatatatctggactgctctatacaggtttatgtaaatattgttacaatgatttcatggctacctgtccccattaacttttcaaatattacgtatgatcatagctatgcgtcgccgtttagcttttccaattttgcgccgtttcgcggctaaccgccacttgtatcttttcttttagatacgtcgcctcttcaacaacgagttttgcaccggcgtaattacgacactgaagagaatcaaccacaaagagctaatacggcggtgcgaacaacatctctctcgcccatctgtgttgtggatcgtgatgaatgctacgctgcaccaaaacaacccgggaatccaagccccaagatttcacatcagaaatatacgaacgtttcaagagagaaacgtgcagcgccgaacgctaggccccgcataactcggcccgccaatagcacaagcgccataccccaagttacgcctgaaaacagagaaattgaacagctctccgagggtatgtggtcacccacagagcccctcaatatacctgtgtgccagactgtgcaatctgcagatactgctcttgcagacttttctagcgtttttgcccctgtattacctctaaagaaacgaaccgtatcccgacgccgtgtaggtagaaagcagaaagttgctgtacatacaccttacacaggtcgtccttcgtgggatgctgaccatgtcaaaatgtttactgacatgtctgcgcagtacgctcaaagcaaactcgcacagatggaactaaaatctttctgcgatacatatgaaagactgttaaatgcgtgtccaacacatgacattaccgaggagttgcgtgctttcaaactaaatcacccctgataaatctaactaaagtcttttaaatcacatacaatggttgtcatttttcataatatgtgcgtgttgtgtgttgtgtgtatttgtcaggctccgtcctttgttcagcgtgtcgttatcagattccgcaaagatgcatttgtcatcattatgctgttagctaacttaaaatttgagctgttgttttattgtgagaaataattacactgtcatgtaaatacacgcctaaggtatacgcagaattatagatagcgtcgtcagctgggaaattaattgagaaacgagtccagtggtaacgcgccgcgagctgcagtaattcaatataaaatgactattttcatcatgtgataaaataatgcagaattaaagaaagctggaataatatatgtggctgtgtcagcgctaaaatagaaaaatgttagtaattcaatataaaatggctattttcagaatttgacattaccgcttgctatagcgttatttttataaacatgtgttatccccgaatcaaattaacaatagcagacatgttgtgttataaaagcataaataaaactgatagaaatgcccaaagagaaatgttatcccagaataattaatatgatattctgccatctagtggccgtgatgg contains:
- the LOC138675776 gene encoding uncharacterized protein — encoded protein: MEAQYPREQCSPLLASTQLEPCMSPDWRNNFITQNYARIEAVAPIADNGPALHLIMDTDTETSDAMAENWCVPEPRDTLGSDVEIIDVKNPATSAKPDAPKRRGNSLRRCFKNRKVARKIQLEKENIPASASLSIAPPVKPGADVGQFPLHTYTSPLQQRVLHRRNYDTEENQPQRANTAVRTTSLSPICVVDRDECYAAPKQPGNPSPKISHQKYTNVSREKRAAPNARPRITRPANSTSAIPQVTPENREIEQLSEGMWSPTEPLNIPVCQTVQSADTALADFSSVFAPVLPLKKRTVSRRRVGRKQKVAVHTPYTGRPSWDADHVKMFTDMSAQYAQSKLAQMELKSFCDTYERLLNACPTHDITEELRAFKLNHP